The following are encoded together in the Mesoterricola sediminis genome:
- a CDS encoding right-handed parallel beta-helix repeat-containing protein has product MPAVWLSAQAPDASAEIQRRVDALPPGGTLVLEAGSLRFQGIRVTRSLTVRGAGIDRTHVARAGARPFFEVAGAGVEAAFEGLDLDGGGLPAAGLEAVGIRALRLRDVRVAACGVPPTGSLPDDSHGQPVDGVYAKDVDEARVERCVFLANARDGFIGIPVRRLVFAGNQSRGNGRMGCTSDVDPEHRAGGPLEAVYLDNQVEDCGTGGLHVESEPGLPPVEARFERNRVVGCGNRDWGYCWGLTLGLNARGLLRDNTIVGTGLRSSLAAYRNGIHIARPSGPVRIEGNRVLDSGRCGISVDESPAPVLLRDNVVQGAGDSGISAYRIRALRVEGCRVEGARREGLWARLCPGAEVIRCRFQGNSAGEPRAHPAVRLEACGRARLEGNDFGGEPQAWGVQASPRALALLLSLAGNRFEGRAGHPRLSNRPSGLVALGAALLGGVAGAAWIARRRRAAGRR; this is encoded by the coding sequence GTGCCGGCTGTTTGGCTGAGCGCCCAGGCCCCGGACGCCTCCGCGGAGATCCAGCGGCGGGTGGACGCCCTCCCTCCCGGCGGGACCCTGGTCCTGGAGGCGGGCAGCCTCCGCTTCCAGGGCATCCGGGTCACCCGGAGCCTGACGGTGCGGGGCGCGGGCATCGACCGGACCCACGTCGCCCGGGCCGGGGCCCGCCCCTTCTTCGAGGTGGCGGGGGCCGGGGTGGAAGCCGCCTTCGAGGGGCTGGACCTGGACGGCGGCGGCCTTCCCGCCGCGGGCCTCGAGGCGGTGGGGATCCGGGCCCTGCGCCTGCGGGACGTGCGCGTGGCCGCCTGTGGCGTCCCCCCCACCGGGAGCCTGCCGGACGACAGCCACGGCCAGCCCGTGGACGGGGTCTACGCCAAGGACGTGGACGAGGCCCGGGTCGAGCGCTGCGTCTTCCTGGCCAACGCCCGGGACGGCTTCATCGGCATTCCCGTGCGCCGGCTCGTCTTCGCGGGGAACCAAAGCCGCGGGAACGGGCGCATGGGCTGCACCAGCGATGTGGACCCGGAACACCGCGCCGGGGGACCGCTGGAGGCGGTGTACCTGGACAACCAGGTGGAGGACTGCGGGACCGGCGGTCTCCACGTGGAGTCCGAGCCGGGCCTGCCGCCCGTGGAGGCGCGCTTCGAGCGCAACCGCGTGGTGGGCTGCGGCAACCGGGACTGGGGCTACTGCTGGGGCCTGACCCTGGGCCTCAACGCCCGCGGGCTCCTGCGGGACAACACCATCGTCGGCACGGGCCTCCGCTCCAGCCTGGCCGCCTACCGCAATGGCATCCACATCGCCCGCCCCTCCGGCCCTGTGCGCATCGAGGGCAACCGGGTGCTGGATTCGGGCCGCTGCGGCATCTCCGTGGATGAGAGCCCGGCGCCGGTGCTCCTCCGGGACAACGTGGTCCAGGGGGCCGGGGATTCGGGCATCTCCGCCTACCGGATCCGGGCGCTCCGCGTGGAGGGCTGCCGGGTGGAGGGGGCCCGGCGGGAGGGGCTCTGGGCCCGCCTGTGCCCGGGGGCCGAGGTGATCCGCTGCCGGTTCCAGGGGAATTCGGCCGGCGAGCCCCGGGCCCACCCCGCCGTGCGCCTGGAAGCCTGCGGCCGCGCGCGGCTGGAGGGCAATGACTTCGGGGGGGAGCCCCAGGCCTGGGGTGTGCAGGCGAGCCCCCGCGCCCTGGCCCTGCTCCTCAGCCTGGCCGGGAACCGCTTCGAGGGCCGGGCGGGCCATCCCCGCCTCAGCAACCGACCCTCCGGCCTGGTGGCCCTGGGGGCGGCCCTCCTGGGGGGGGTCGCCGGGGCGGCCTGGATCGCCCGGCGGCGCCGCGCCGCCGGCCGACGCTGA
- a CDS encoding glycosyltransferase, whose product MTRLLIVTTIECTLRGFLLPYARHFRSLGWQVDGLAKGATQDEACRAAFDHCFEADWSRNPLRPQGLFRMPAAIRRVVEAGGYDLVHVHTPVAAFLTRFALRGRFRPAGTRVVYTAHGFHFHDRQGALANAAFAGLERLAGPWTDRLVVINRTDEAEALRRGIVDADRLRYMPGIGLDLRQYDPGAVSPEAIAAFRASLGLGPQDILFCMVAGFQPGKRHRDLLQALADLPDPRIHLALAGQGPLQETCRAWCQARGLAGRVHFLGERKDIPVVVRASRALVLPSEREGLSRCVMEAFALGVPVIGADARGVRDLLDACGGLKVPVGDPPALRTALERLAADPDGARALGEAARARATQFDVPNLVALHEALYRDLGVPVP is encoded by the coding sequence CGACCCAGGACGAAGCCTGCCGGGCGGCCTTCGACCACTGCTTCGAAGCCGACTGGTCCCGCAACCCCCTGCGCCCCCAGGGCCTCTTCCGCATGCCCGCGGCCATCCGCCGGGTGGTCGAGGCCGGGGGCTACGACCTCGTCCACGTGCACACCCCGGTGGCGGCCTTCCTCACCCGCTTCGCCCTCCGGGGCCGCTTCCGGCCCGCGGGCACCCGGGTGGTCTACACGGCCCACGGCTTCCACTTCCACGACCGGCAGGGCGCCCTGGCCAATGCGGCCTTCGCCGGCCTGGAGCGTTTGGCGGGGCCCTGGACCGATCGCCTCGTGGTCATCAACCGCACGGACGAGGCCGAGGCCCTCCGCCGGGGCATCGTGGACGCGGACCGCCTCCGCTACATGCCCGGCATCGGCCTGGACCTGCGCCAGTACGACCCCGGCGCCGTGTCCCCCGAGGCCATCGCCGCCTTCCGGGCCTCGCTGGGCCTGGGACCCCAGGACATCCTCTTCTGCATGGTGGCCGGCTTCCAGCCCGGCAAGCGCCACCGGGACCTGCTCCAGGCCCTGGCCGACCTGCCCGATCCACGCATCCACCTGGCCCTCGCCGGCCAGGGTCCCCTCCAGGAGACCTGCCGCGCCTGGTGCCAGGCCCGGGGCCTGGCGGGCCGGGTGCACTTCCTGGGCGAGCGCAAGGACATCCCCGTGGTCGTCCGCGCCTCCCGGGCCCTCGTGCTGCCCTCGGAGCGGGAGGGCCTCTCCCGCTGCGTCATGGAGGCCTTCGCCCTGGGCGTGCCCGTCATCGGCGCCGACGCCCGCGGGGTCCGCGACCTCCTGGACGCCTGCGGCGGGCTGAAGGTGCCCGTGGGCGATCCCCCCGCCCTCCGCACGGCCCTGGAGCGCCTCGCCGCCGATCCCGACGGCGCGCGGGCCCTGGGCGAGGCCGCCCGCGCCCGGGCGACCCAGTTCGATGTCCCGAACCTGGTGGCCCTCCACGAGGCCCTCTACCGGGACCTGGGCGTGCCGGTGCCCTGA